Below is a window of Aptenodytes patagonicus chromosome 15, bAptPat1.pri.cur, whole genome shotgun sequence DNA.
ACAGCTTCCATTTCCTCAGCGATAGAGATGACAGTTTTCCAGTTCTTCTACAGCAAAATGAGGGGGGAGGACCATAAACAAGTTGTACGCACCTTGAGCTTTGAGAATAGCTGCTTTTCCTCGCCCAGCTCCAGAACCCTGGTTTTTATTCTTCATGCTCTTTAGCATAGGAGCATTCTTCAACATATCTGGTAAAATGAGAAATCGTATCTTGCTACCTCTGATGTACACTTGTTCAAGCTGTGCCACTCGTCCATCTCTGTATGTCACCGTTATGTTGGACATCTGGAAAGTAAAGGCCAGTCAGTGCTCATAGAGGCCTCTAACAGTTCTGTATTCCTATTTCTCTTGCCTGTAGAATACACAGCCAGGATTCAAGTACCAAAGCCAAAGACTTTCCAAGCATACTGCTTTCTCAACTGGAGTTGTGACACAAGGCATCCAGGAGCATTTAAACATACTCCTAAGCCTGCTA
It encodes the following:
- the SNRPD3 gene encoding small nuclear ribonucleoprotein Sm D3; this translates as MSIGVPIKVLHEAEGHIVTCETNTGEVYRGKLIEAEDNMNCQMSNITVTYRDGRVAQLEQVYIRGSKIRFLILPDMLKNAPMLKSMKNKNQGSGAGRGKAAILKAQVAARGRGRGMGRGNIFQKRR